A portion of the Fulvia fulva chromosome 1, complete sequence genome contains these proteins:
- a CDS encoding MFS transporter prlL, with product MWLMYLLSYMDRTNIGNAKVAGMTDDLRMDSNDYSVSLVVFFITYVLFEAKVQTYEQLIALRVVVGILEAGFAPGILLILSSWYKKAEQSKRFAVYISAAVLSGAFGGIIAGAITEGLEGVHGLRGWRWLFIIEGAATIGWALVAGFILPDFPANTKKFDTREKELAISRLEADEHYTRSEDGPHISSLEAMKQALFSWRVWIHIGGYMVIVGSSTLSYFYPTLVEGLGYTSHMAQYMVVPIYAVAFVCVAITGYFSDQYPAQRGLIITGWLVVAIICAIVVCVVYDFTARYALLVIMAAGLWSSNGLALSYASSAFANMPQETRAVSLALVNALGNLAQIYGAYLFPASDAPKYLLGFGVIAGMAAFGVATYIAAYVLLRK from the exons ATGTGGCTCATGTACTTGCTGAGCTATATGGAC CGAACGAACATTGGCAACGCCAAAGTGGCCGGGATGACCGATGACTTGCGTATGGACT CGAATGATTACTCCGTCTCTTTGGTAGTGTTCTTCATAACATATGTCCTCTTCGAA GCCAAAGTGCAAACTTACGAGCAGTTAATTGCGCTGAGGGTCGTTGTTGGAATCCTGGAAGCAGGTTTCGCTCCAGGCATTCTTCTCATCCTTTCTTCGTGGTACAAGAAGGCCGAGCAGTCGAAACGATTTGCAGTATACATCTCTGCAGCCGTTCTATCGGGGGCATTCGGGGGGATCATCGCAGGAGCGATCACTGAAGGCCTAGAGGGCGTACACGGTCTGCGTGGCTGGCGTTGGCTC TTCATCATCGAGGGCGCAGCAACTATAGGATGGGCGCTCGTTGCTGGCTTCATTCTTCCCGATTTTCCAGCCAACACCAAGAAGTTCGACACAAGAGAGAAGGAGCTTGCTATCTCGCGCCTTGAGGCTGACGAGCACTATACCCGGAGCGAGGATGGCCCTCACATCAGCTCTCTAGAGGCCATGAAGCAAGCTCTGTTTTCCTGGAGAGTCTGGATTCACATTGGCGGATATATGGTGATCGTTGGATCCAGTACTCTCTCGTACTTTTACCCAACCTTGGTCGAGGGGCTTGGCTATACCTCGCATATGGCCCAATACATGGTGGTCCCGATCTATGCCGTGGCGTTTGTCTGTGTGGCCATCACTGGCTATTTCAGCGATCAGTATCCGGCGCAGAGAGGGCTCATCATCACCGGCTGGCTGGTCGTTGCTATTATATGTGCGATCGTAGTCtgtgtcgtctacgactTCACAGCGCGGTATGCTTTGCTTGTCATAATGGCGGCTGGTCTGTGGTCATCCAACGGTCTGGCGCTCAGCTACGCGTCGAGTGCCTTTGCCAACATGCCCCAGGAGACCAGAGCGGTATCGTTGGCGTTGGTCAACGCGCTTGGAAACCTGGCACAAATCTACGGAGCATATCTGTTTCCTGCCAGTGATGCGCCGAAATATCTCTTGGGCTTCGGTGTCATTGCCGGGATGGCGGCATTTGGTGTAGCTACGTATATTGCAGCATATGTCTTGCTGAGAAAGTAG
- a CDS encoding Splicing factor U2AF-associated protein 2: protein MAQRAPFPNDPDTFDGDDRISYSTQDGRFLLEDEEGEEWEWLTGPGKWSKTMDEAAIQQQQEIYKVQGVDEAAPALNPAKKRKEAQSDDAENRSKSAKTATSSHAGATTKPNATAAARPPRQNTAVFVTGLPQDVDHEELRDHFKKFGLISESIDDNEKRVKLYNDKDGNFKGEALIIYYRPESVSLAIDMADGAYFPRREATAPTAPISVVAADSSFKAHKDDTVAEERPKGKLKGSRAKAKQKAEEMNSRLADWSDDEPSAIQQTSSRFDKVVVIKNVFTLKALQEDKDYYEDTMEDMREGAEAHGEIKNITLFDKEEDGVVTIRFSNAMAAKACADAFNGRLYDGRRLEASIAKDTEKFKKSRKAKIEDDEEAKRLEDYSNFIEGKSENVTAAAGGEPS from the exons ATGGCACAGCGCGCGCCGTTCCCCAACGATCCCGACACGTTCGACGGCGACGACCGCATCTCGTACTCCACGCAAGACGGGCGTTTCCTGCTGGAGGATGAGGAGGGCGAAGAGTGGGAGTGGCTGACAGGCCCGGGCAAATGGTCCAAGACG ATGGATGAAGCTGCGATCCAGCAACAGCAAGAGATCTACAAGGTGCAGGGCGTCGATGAGGCCGCCCCGGCCTTGAACCCGGCCAAGAAGCGCAAGGAGGCGCAGTCGGACGAC GCGGAGAACAGGTCCAAGAGCGCCAAAACCGCCACCTCGAGCCATGCCGGAGCCACTACCAAGCCGAATGCCACTGCTGCTGCCAGACCGCCCCGCCAGAACACCGCTGTGTTCGTGACTGGCCTGCCGCAGGATGTTGACCATGAAGAACTTAGGGACCACTTCAAGAAATTCGGCTTGATCTCCGAGAGTATCGATGACAACGAGAAGCGCGTGAAGCTGTACAATGACAAAGACGGCAACTTCAAGGGCGAGGCATTGATCA TCTACTACCGGCCCGAGTCGGTCAGCCTCGCCATCGACATGGCGGATGGCGCCTACTTCCCGCGACGTGAAGCCACTGCGCCCACGGCACCAATCTCAGTCGTCGCAGCCGACAGTAGCTTCAAGGCGCACAAGGATGACACCGTTGCAGAAGAGCGTCCAAAGGGCAAGCTGAAGGGATCTCGCGCCAAAGCCAAGCAGAAGGCGGAGGAGATGAACAG TCGTCTGGCGGACTGGTCGGACGATGAGCCATCAGCAATACAGCAGACATCCTCGCGATTTGACAAGGTTGTGGTCATCAAGAACGTCTTTACACTCAAGGCATTGCAGGAGGACAAGGACTACTACGAGGATACCATGGAGGACATGCGCGAAGGAGCAGAGGCACACGGGGAGATTAAGAACATCACTTTGTTCGACAAGGAGGAGGATGGCGTCGTCACAATTCGCTTCAGCAATGCCATGGCCGCCAAAGCTTGCGCAGATGCCTTCAACGGAAGACTCTACGATGGTCGCCGACTCGAAGCCTCGATCGCCAAGGATACGGAGAAGTTCAAGAAGAGTCGCAAGGCTAAAATTGAAGACGACGAGGAGGCCAAGCGCCTGGAGGACTACAGCAACTTCATTGAGGGCAAGAGTGAAAATGTCACTGCTGCTGCTGGAGGTGAACCATCCTGA
- a CDS encoding Ammonium transporter 1: MSSSNDMTLPYVPNVEYNGTKPTGGDALTQNLNVFYEAGDIGWMITATALVLLMVPGVGFFYSGLARRKSALSLIWLSIMSAAIVSFQWFFWGYSLAFSHKADPFIGRLDNFGLRDVLAQPSVGSERIPDLMFAVYQGMFACVTVALVSGAVSERGRMLPCVVFMFIWTTVVYDPIACWTWNPSGWVYRMGGLDFAGGTPVHISSGSAALAYSYMLGKRTGHGTHALNYRPHNVTHIVIGTVFLWVGWFGFNAGSALSANLRAIMAAVVTNLAACVGGVTWCLVDYRLEKKWSTVGFCSGVVAGLVAITPGSGYVPAWSAVVFGVVAGVGCNFATQLKYWISADDALDIFAVHGVGGILGNLMTGLFAADYIAALDGHTHITGGWLNHNWKQLAIQLADSVTGMAYSFVVTCGILLLISFTSRLVPALKLRASVEEEEMGIDDAEIGEFAYDYVELVRDVKPVDMRDHDDFTTENDDSQSVRSLSRHSQVPIHVRVEKDNEYPLRTFTRDAPVGTAS, from the coding sequence ATGTCGTCCTCTAACGATATGACGTTACCATACGTTCCCAATGTCGAGTACAATGGCACAAAACCAACTGGCGGCGACGCCCTCACCCAGAACCTCAACGTATTCTATGAAGCTGGAGATATAGGATGGATGATCACGGCCACTGCTCTCGTCCTCCTCATGGTTCCAGGCGTGGGCTTCTTCTACTCTGGTCTTGCACGACGAAAATCAGCCCTCTCTTTGATATGGCTATCGATCATGTCAGCAGCAATCGTCAGCTTCCAGTGGTTCTTCTGGGGCTACTCATTAGCTTTCTCACACAAAGCTGACCCGTTTATCGGGCGTCTGGATAACTTTGGCTTGCGAGATGTGCTGGCGCAGCCCAGTGTGGGAAGTGAGAGGATTCCGGATCTCATGTTTGCAGTCTATCAGGGCATGTTCGCCTGTGTGACGGTAGCACTGGTTTCAGGCGCAGTCTCCGAGAGGGGGAGGATGCTACCATGTGTGGTGTTCATGTTCATATGGACGACTGTCGTATACGACCCGATCGCTTGCTGGACGTGGAATCCTTCTGGGTGGGTGTATCGGATGGGTGGTCTCGATTTTGCAGGTGGCACGCCCGTTCACATATCGTCAGGATCGGCGGCATTGGCCTACTCCTATATGCTGGGTAAGAGGACAGGGCATGGAACGCATGCGCTCAACTATCGACCACACAATGTCACGCATATCGTTATCGGTACTGTCTTTTTGTGGGTGGGATGGTTCGGGTTCAACGCTGGCTCTGCACTGAGCGCGAACCTTCGAGCGATCATGGCAGCAGTAGTCACGAACCTGGCAGCCTGTGTAGGAGGAGTGACCTGGTGCCTCGTGGATTATCGACTCGAAAAGAAGTGGTCAACAGTAGGCTTCTGCTCTGGAGTTGTGGCAGGCTTGGTCGCCATTACACCAGGCTCCGGTTACGTCCCTGCGTGGAGTGCCGTTGTCTTCGGTGTCGTAGCGGGTGTTGGTTGTAACTTTGCCACCCAGCTCAAGTACTGGATCTCAGCCGATGACGCCCTGGACATTTTCGCGGTTCATGGTGTCGGGGGCATATTAGGCAATCTCATGACTGGTCTCTTCGCCGCAGACTATATTGCCGCTCTGGACGGCCATACACACATCACCGGTGGTTGGCTCAACCACAATTGGAAGCAACTAGCAATTCAGCTCGCCGACTCCGTGACCGGAATGGCATACAGCTTCGTCGTGACCTGCGGCATCCTGCTGCTCATCAGCTTCACATCAAGACTAGTTCCCGCGTTGAAGTTGAGGGCGAGCGTGGAAGAGGAGGAGATGGGCATCGACGATGCCGAGATTGGCGAATTTGCCTATGACTACGTCGAGTTGGTGCGGGACGTAAAGCCGGTTGACATGCGCGACCACGACGACTTCACTACAGAGAATGACGACAGCCAGAGCGTACGGAGTCTCAGTCGGCATAGCCAAGTTCCGATCCATGTTCGGGTCGAGAAAGACAATGAATATCCCTTAAGGACCTTCACCCGCGATGCGCCAGTCGGTACAGCCTCTTGA